The following coding sequences lie in one Rutidosis leptorrhynchoides isolate AG116_Rl617_1_P2 chromosome 4, CSIRO_AGI_Rlap_v1, whole genome shotgun sequence genomic window:
- the LOC139840086 gene encoding uncharacterized protein At1g76660-like isoform X1, whose product MASEQNRFLLQHQQQHQQPPSSRVNFRKRWGGCLSGLSCFGLQKGGKRVVPASRMPETNATANQQNAIQSTGLTNQNNSVHPSLLAPPSSPASFTNSALQSTAQSPNCFLSANSPGPSNTMFATGPYAHETQLVSPPVFSTFTTEPSTAPLTPPPELAHLTTPSSPDVPYAQFLSSNLNLKGHKNNYMNANDLQATYSLYPGSPASTLRSPISRTSGEPERDFSPQWNPSPPFQEKGSDAKLPQDANFFCPKTFAQYYLDQSSFAQSGGRLSVSKESDVYSNGVQSRQSKACKQDIEELDAYRASFGFSADEIVTTAHYVEISDVMDESFSMMPSGSNKIHEDKNVPSLVINERPSPKSCRSGPSSCDALKDVREPCLTDDEDIFSKMGGSSRMNGKYHHGSNSDAEIEYRRGRSLRESRGNLKWP is encoded by the exons ATGGCTTCAGAGCAGAACAGATTTCTGCTGCAACATCAGCAACAGCATCAACAACCACCTTCTTCCCGGGTAAATTTT CGAAAAAGATGGGGAGGCTGTTTAAGTGGCTTATCTTGTTTTGGGTTGCAAAAAGGTGGAAAACGAGTGGTCCCCGCATCTCGTATGCCCGAAACCAACGCAACCGCAAACCAACAAAATGCGATTCAATCTACCGGTTTAACCAATCAGAACAACTCGGTTCATCCGTCACTATTAGCTCCACCATCTTCACCCGCATCCTTCACCAATTCCGCCTTACAATCAACCGCCCAATCACCAAACTGTTTCTTATCTGCAAACTCTCCGGGCCCGTCTAACACAATGTTTGCAACCGGGCCCTACGCTCACGAGACCCAACTCGTGTCCCCACCCGTCTTCTCAACCTTCACCACCGAACCATCAACCGCACCTCTTACACCACCACCCGAGTTAGCCCATTTGACGACACCCTCATCACCCGATGTCCCGTATGCACAGTTTTTATCTTCTAATTTGAATCTTAAAGGTCATAAGAATAATTATATGAACGCAAATGACCTTCAAGCAACGTATTCTTTATACCCGGGTAGCCCGGCTAGTACGCTTAGGTCACCGATATCACGAACATCTGGTGAACCCGAAAGAGATTTCAGCCCGCAATGGAATCCTTCACCACCTTTTCAAGAAAAAGGATCGGATGCCAAGTTACCGCAAGATGCTAACTTTTTTTGTCCCAAGACGTTTGCGCAATATTATTTGGATCAATCTTCGTTTGCTCAATCGGGTGGTAGGTTAAGTGTTTCTAAAGAATCGGATGTTTATTCCAACGGGGTTCAAAGTAGGCAGAGTAAAGCGTGTAAACAAGATATCGAGGAATTAGATGCTTATCGAGCGTCTTTTGGGTTTAGTGCTGATGAAATTGTTACGACGGCTCATTATGTAGAGATTTCTGATGTTATGGATGAATCGTTTTCGATGATGCCGTCTGGGTCTAATAAGATTCACGAGGACAAAAACGTACCAAGTCTTGTTATTAATGAACGGCCGAGCCCAAAAAGTTGCAGGAGTGGGCCAAGTTCGTGTGATGCTTTAAAAG ATGTTAGAGAACCTTGTTTAACGGATGATGAAGACATATTTTCAAAGATGGGTGGTTCTTCAAGAATGAATGGAAAATATCATCATGGGTCGAATTCAGATGCAGAGATCGAGTACAGAAGAGGGAGAAGTTTGAGAGAGAGCAGAGGAAACTTGAAATGGCCATGA
- the LOC139839567 gene encoding protein ACTIVITY OF BC1 COMPLEX KINASE 3, chloroplastic-like, producing MSTVTLNPASTTSPYVLYRNKPPSTTTGRKCRNRFRPKPLFAALVEETRPRVLPPINQQSISSSSIVPSSMRNRADDLQAESKALARAINVSAYSPELLKYKYANRPFKVLQRTLQILVGLGSFGLKLWIDQLQGQLEQNQRSRAIELRETFTRLGPTFVKIGQGLSTRPDLCPPAFLEELTELQDALPTFPDAEAFACIERELGIPLDTIYSSISSSPIAAASLGQVYKAQLKYSEQYVAVKVQRPGIEEAIGLDFYLIRGLGFFINKYVDVVTSDVVALIDEFARRVYQELNYVQEGQNARRFKKLYADKAEVLVPDIFWDYTSAKVLTMEWVEGVKLNEQALIEGQGLKVLDLVNTGIQCSLRQLLEYGYFHADPHPGNLLATPDGKLAFLDFGMMSETPEEARSAIIGHVVHMVNRDYEAMARDYYALDFLSPDVDVTPIVPALRNFFDDALNSTVSELNFKTIVDGLGAVLYQYPFNVPAYYALILRSLTVLEGLALYADPNFKVLAASYPYFAKRLLTDPNPYLRDALIELLFKDGKFRWNRLENLLVQGKQDRDFSAKEALQPVLKLLLGPDGEELRTLVIKEAIRVTEAITIGTMIDTYNLIPGPLKTFFPNVNGIGMPMTDAELASMMELREQVLRIWGLLRSSDNIDPTILQPILQVLQEPEARNLGGRVFGGITQRLAARMLQQVLRSPTTARPTTS from the exons ATGAGTACAGTAACCCTAAATCCAGCTTCAACTACATCTCCCTACGTTCTCTACCGTAACAAACCACCGTCAACCACCACCGGACGTAAATGTCGGAACAGATTCAGACCGAAACCCTTATTCGCTGCCTTGGTTGAGGAAACTAGACCACGTGTTTTACCTCCGATTAATCAGCAATCAATTTCTTCTTCTTCTATAGTTCCGTCGTCTATGAGAAACAGAGCTGATGATTTACAAGCTGAATCTAAAGCATTGGCCCGCGCTATTAATGTCTCTGCTTATAGTCCAGAATTACTTAAATATAAATATGCAAATCGTCCGTTTAAG GTATTACAGAGGACTTTGCAAATTCTTGTTGGATTGGGCTCATTCGGATTGAAATTATGGATAGACCAGTTGCAAGGACAACTGGAACAGAATCAGAGATCAAGAGCTATTGAGTTGAGGGAGACTTTCACTAGGTTAGGTCCTACTTTTGTTAAAATTGGTCAGGGACTATCTACTAGACCCGATCTTTGTCCACCTGCATTCCTTGAAGAACTCACTGAACTCCAG GATGCATTACCAACATTTCCAGATGCAGAGGCATTTGCATGCATTGAAAGAGAACTTGGGATTCCACTTGATACCATCTACTCATCAATCTCATCATCTCCAATTGCTGCAGCCAGTTTGGGTCAAGTTTATAAAGCCCAGCTCAAGTATTCTGAACAATATGTTGCTGTGAAGGTGCAAAGGCCTGGTATCGAGGAAGCTATTGGGCTAGACTTTTACCTTATAAGGGGTCTAGGCttctttataaataaatatgttgaTGTAGTTACCAGTGATGTTGTTGCTTTGATCGACGAATTCGCACGCAGAGTTTATCAAGAGTTGAACTATGTTCAG GAGGGACAAAATGCAAGAAGATTCAAAAAGTTATACGCCGACAAAGCAGAAGTACTCGTCCCCGACATCTTCTGGGACTACACAAGTGCAAAAGTATTAACTATGGAATGGGTTGAAGGAGTCAAACTCAACGAACAAGCCCTAATCGAAGGTCAAGGGTTAAAAGTCTTGGACCTGGTCAACACAGGTATTCAATGCAGTCTTAGACAGTTACTAGAATACGGTTACTTTCACGCAGATCCTCATCCTGGTAATCTATTAGCAACACCCGATGGTAAACTTGCTTTTCTTGATTTTGGTATGATGAGTGAAACACCCGAAGAAGCACGATCTGCAATAATTGGTCATGTTGTTCATATGGTTAATCGGGATTATGAAGCAATGGCACGCGATTATTATGCTTTGGATTTTTTGTCGCCTGATGTTGATGTGACCCCAATTGTACCGGCACTTAGAAACTTTTTTGATGATGCGTTGAATTCGACTGTTAGTGAGTTGAATTTTAAAACGATTGTGGATGGACTTGGTGCTGTGTTGTATCAGTACCCGTTTAATGTCCCGGCTTATTATGCATTGATACTTAGGTCACTTACTGTTCTAGAAGGTTTAGCACTTTATGCCGATCCTAATTTTAAGGTTCTAGCAGCTTCTTATCCGTATTTTGCGAAAAGATTGCTCACGGATCCAAATCCGTACCTAAGAGATGCCCTTATTGAGCTACTATTCAAGGATGGAAAATTCAG ATGGAACAGACTCGAAAACCTGCTTGTGCAGGGGAAACAGGATAGAGATTTTTCTGCAAAAGAAGCGTTACAACCCGTTTTGAAACTATTATTGGGTCCCGATGGTGAGGAGCTGAGGACGTTAGTTATTAAGGAGGCTATCCGGGTAACTGAAGCAATCACTATTGGAACCATGATCGATACATACAATTTAATTCCGGGGCCTTTGAAGACATTTTTTCCCAATGTGAACGGAATCGGTATGCCCATGACGGATGCTGAGTTGGCGAGCATGATGGAGCTTAGAGAACAAGTTTTAAGGATATGGGGGCTTTTACGGTCGTCAGATAATATTGACCCTACTATCCTACAACCAATTCTACAG GTACTTCAAGAACCCGAGGCACGAAATCTTGGAGGTCGAGTATTTGGTGGAATAACACAGCGTCTTGCTGCACGAATGCTGCAACAAGTTCTTCGCTCACCTACAACCGCTCGCCCAACAACTTCGTAG
- the LOC139840086 gene encoding uncharacterized protein At1g76660-like isoform X2, which produces MASEQNRFLLQHQQQHQQPPSSRRKRWGGCLSGLSCFGLQKGGKRVVPASRMPETNATANQQNAIQSTGLTNQNNSVHPSLLAPPSSPASFTNSALQSTAQSPNCFLSANSPGPSNTMFATGPYAHETQLVSPPVFSTFTTEPSTAPLTPPPELAHLTTPSSPDVPYAQFLSSNLNLKGHKNNYMNANDLQATYSLYPGSPASTLRSPISRTSGEPERDFSPQWNPSPPFQEKGSDAKLPQDANFFCPKTFAQYYLDQSSFAQSGGRLSVSKESDVYSNGVQSRQSKACKQDIEELDAYRASFGFSADEIVTTAHYVEISDVMDESFSMMPSGSNKIHEDKNVPSLVINERPSPKSCRSGPSSCDALKDVREPCLTDDEDIFSKMGGSSRMNGKYHHGSNSDAEIEYRRGRSLRESRGNLKWP; this is translated from the exons ATGGCTTCAGAGCAGAACAGATTTCTGCTGCAACATCAGCAACAGCATCAACAACCACCTTCTTCCCGG CGAAAAAGATGGGGAGGCTGTTTAAGTGGCTTATCTTGTTTTGGGTTGCAAAAAGGTGGAAAACGAGTGGTCCCCGCATCTCGTATGCCCGAAACCAACGCAACCGCAAACCAACAAAATGCGATTCAATCTACCGGTTTAACCAATCAGAACAACTCGGTTCATCCGTCACTATTAGCTCCACCATCTTCACCCGCATCCTTCACCAATTCCGCCTTACAATCAACCGCCCAATCACCAAACTGTTTCTTATCTGCAAACTCTCCGGGCCCGTCTAACACAATGTTTGCAACCGGGCCCTACGCTCACGAGACCCAACTCGTGTCCCCACCCGTCTTCTCAACCTTCACCACCGAACCATCAACCGCACCTCTTACACCACCACCCGAGTTAGCCCATTTGACGACACCCTCATCACCCGATGTCCCGTATGCACAGTTTTTATCTTCTAATTTGAATCTTAAAGGTCATAAGAATAATTATATGAACGCAAATGACCTTCAAGCAACGTATTCTTTATACCCGGGTAGCCCGGCTAGTACGCTTAGGTCACCGATATCACGAACATCTGGTGAACCCGAAAGAGATTTCAGCCCGCAATGGAATCCTTCACCACCTTTTCAAGAAAAAGGATCGGATGCCAAGTTACCGCAAGATGCTAACTTTTTTTGTCCCAAGACGTTTGCGCAATATTATTTGGATCAATCTTCGTTTGCTCAATCGGGTGGTAGGTTAAGTGTTTCTAAAGAATCGGATGTTTATTCCAACGGGGTTCAAAGTAGGCAGAGTAAAGCGTGTAAACAAGATATCGAGGAATTAGATGCTTATCGAGCGTCTTTTGGGTTTAGTGCTGATGAAATTGTTACGACGGCTCATTATGTAGAGATTTCTGATGTTATGGATGAATCGTTTTCGATGATGCCGTCTGGGTCTAATAAGATTCACGAGGACAAAAACGTACCAAGTCTTGTTATTAATGAACGGCCGAGCCCAAAAAGTTGCAGGAGTGGGCCAAGTTCGTGTGATGCTTTAAAAG ATGTTAGAGAACCTTGTTTAACGGATGATGAAGACATATTTTCAAAGATGGGTGGTTCTTCAAGAATGAATGGAAAATATCATCATGGGTCGAATTCAGATGCAGAGATCGAGTACAGAAGAGGGAGAAGTTTGAGAGAGAGCAGAGGAAACTTGAAATGGCCATGA